A stretch of the Fusarium musae strain F31 chromosome 2, whole genome shotgun sequence genome encodes the following:
- a CDS encoding hypothetical protein (EggNog:ENOG41) codes for MPPQPHSVLMHLLQSGEYSDFVLRCKDREFKLHQMIVCPQSPVISAALNGGFEEATSKIITVNEFDVRTVQYMVGFLYGADYRLAPEPEKKPAEDSKREEGEIVTDEERMAEASRESQRIANQTVYKIVSHLRVNAIADYYGIQKLANLSTRRIAFLFKSNTDFSVIPQAIAEMATANRDPETRSVIASATAQHIEELAASQALQTIDLEHQLTIEILEACGKRIQKLVEDLSAANEVNNKHNETIRKLEGDRDLAAQKVTNIMQQVGSTTKCRNCKNHFGCYIEEPANILAEASRYVIRCQSCNCRHS; via the exons ATGCCGCCTCAGCCTCATTCCGTTCTGATGCACTTGTTGCAGTCAGGCGAGTACAGCGACTTCGTTCTACGCTGCAAGGACCGCGAATTTAAGCTTCACCAGATGATTGTATGCCCCCAGTCGCCCGTCATCTCTGCGGCGCTCAACGGCGGCTTTGAG GAAGCAACTTCAAAGATCATTACTGTTAATGAGTTCGATGTCCGTACCGTGCAGTACATGGTTGGTTTTCTCTACGGTGCCGACTACAGACTCGCTCCCGAAcccgagaagaagcctgCGGAGGACTCGAAGAGGGAGGAGGGCGAGATCGTTACCGACGAGGAGCGCATGGCCGAAGCTTCTCGAGAGTCTCAGAGGATTGCAAACCAGACTGTCTACAAGATTGTATCCCATCTTCGCGTCAACGCCATCGCAGACTACTACGGAATCCAGAAGTTGGCAAATCTCTCGACTCGCAGGATCGCCTTCCTTTTCAAGAGTAACACAGACTTCTCCGTCATTCCTCAAGCCATCGCCGAGATGGCTACCGCAAACAGAGATCCTGAAACTCGCTCTGTCATCGCGTCGGCAACCGCCCAGCACATTGAGGAACTCGCCGCGTCGCAAGCTCTTCAAACAATCGACCTGGAACACCAACTCACAATTGAGATCCTTGAGGCCTGTGGCAAGAGAATCCAAAAGCTGGTGGAAGACTTGAGCGCTGCGAACGAGGTGAACAACAAGCACAACGAGACCATACGCAAACTAGAAGGGGATCGAGATCTCGCTGCCCAAAAGGTCACAAACATCATGCAGCAAGTAGGCTCGACCACCAAATGTCGTAATTGCAAGAATCATTTTGGTTGCTACATCGAAGAGCCCGCCAACATTCTTGCAGAGGCATCTCGCTACGTTATTCGTTGCCAAAGCTGTAACTGCCGCCATTCATGA
- a CDS encoding hypothetical protein (EggNog:ENOG41~MEROPS:MER0001010) codes for MSVFCPLGTEEQATFAVDLAAQGFQFFEDCFGLPYPLPKLDLIALPEFSTHTRSWGAIIFSAANLLLDPEGSTLDKKKSVAEVILREISYMWIGNLVRMRSWDALWMEESFATFMSWYAADKMFPSWHFWHSYIANILQEALSQDSLDGSYAVVDAERLYDEISFQKGSCIFWMVLHNLRDTKFFDGVKLYLRRHQFQHTRPNDLWMAWEEVTGEPMAARMSVWTKEAGFPLVRVSEILDESGGVRLFQQRFLASGVAKEEDAASDTIYPLRIAIRQPHGVETVDMNTRELILPPSDGLFKVNVDHGSFFRTSYSHELLTGLLEEASKGNLSLRDCIGLSCDLEALVAAGVNRTSELLDLNAKFAKLDSFYVWEIIDRNLRSIQSIYKFHGPELNEALQKLTRDVIGPKAEELGWTISKDDDENLITFKTSMFGGAGFAGHPSVVSAAKELFAKRMAGDENAIPELLWCGVFRTVAAHGGLEELQSLVDLWENSSDEHEQNHALQSLGRASNAELMKWVLSHLLTDTVKNKDMFYLIWLIRDTAHGAIELWEWTKHNWERVEEQGPDDIAPEFLRLALEGLHTKDQIEDVRAFFGGRDTKIPIEQNLEGMENRRSRAERDISDVRSWLEVHGYL; via the exons ATGTCTGTCTTTTGCCCTCTCGGCACTGAAGAGCAGGCTACATTTGCAGTGGACCTCGCAGCCCAAGGCTTTCAGTTCTTCGAAGACTGCTTCGGCCTACCATACCCGCTCCCAAAGCTCGATTTGATCGCCCTTCCAGAATTCTCCACGCACACGCGGTCTTGGGGAGCAATCATCTTCAGCGCAGCAAACCTTTTGCTCGACCCAGAAGGCTCTACTCTagataagaagaagagtgTCGCAGAGGTAATCCTCCGTGAGATCTCTTACATGTGGATCGGTAACCTGGTTAGAATGAGATCCTGGGATGCCCTGTGGATGGAGGAAAGTTTCGCTACTTTTATGTCGTGGTACGCGGCAGACAAGATGTTTCCAAGCTGGCATTTCTGGCATTCCTACATCGCCAATATCCTTCAGGAAGCGCTGAGCCAAGACTCCCTTGACGGCAGTTATGCAGTCGTCGACGCGGAGCGGCTATATGACGAGATCTCTTTTCAGAAGGGCTCGTGTATCTTTTGGATGGTTCTACACAATCTGCGCGACACCAAATTCTTCGACGGCGTGAAGCTGTATCTCAGACGACACCAGTTCCAGCACACCAGGCCGAATGACCTTTGGATGGCCTGGGAGGAGGTTACCGGCGAACCTATGGCAGCGAGAATGAGTGTCTGGACCAAGGAGGCCGGTTTCCCACTCGTTCGAGTGTCTGAGATTCTCGACGAGAGTGGCGGTGTTCGACTCTTCCAGCAACGCTTCTTGGCCAGCGGTGTGgcaaaggaagaggatgcgGCATCTGATACAATCTATCCACTCAGGATTGCAATCCGGCAGCCACACGGAGTCGAAACTGTTGACATGAATACAAGGGAGCTCATTCTTCCTCCCTCTGACGGCCTATTCAAAGTCAACGTGGACCATGGGAGCTTCTTTCGCACTTCCTACTCACATGAACTACTCACAGGTCTACTCGAGGAGGCTTCAAAGGGAAACCTCAGCCTTCGCGACTGCATCGGATTATCGTGCGACCTGGAAGCTTTGGTTGCCGCAGGAGTGAATAGGACCAGCGAACTGCTCGATCTCAACGCCAAGTTTGCTAAACTAGACTCATTCTATGTTTGGGAAATTATCGACCGCAACCTCAGATCCATTCAGTCTATCTACAAGTTTCACGGGCCTGAATTGAATGAGGCTCTTCAGAAATTGACCAGGGACGTTATCGGtcccaaggctgaggaacttGGGTGGACCATCTcgaaggatgatgacgagaaccTCATCACGTTCAAGACATCGATGTTCGGTGGTGCGGGCTTTGCAGGACACCCCAG TGTCGTCTCAGCCGCAAAGGAACTCTTTGCAAAACGCATGGCTGGCGACGAAAATGCAATCCCAGAGTTACTATGGTGTGGGGTCTTTAGAACCGTCGCAGCCCACGGcggccttgaagaactccAAAGCCTCGTCGATCTCTGGGAGAATTCCTCCGATGAGCACGAACAGAATCATGCCTTGCAAAGTCTCGGACGGGCATCCAATGCTGAGCTTATGAAATGGGTTCTCAGCCACCTGCTGACCGACactgtcaagaacaaggac ATGTTCTACCTCATTTGGCTGATTCGTGATACGGCTCATGGCGCGATTGAGCTTTGGGAGTGGACCAAGCATAACTGGGAGAGAGTTGAGGAGCAGGGTCCGGATGATATTGCGCCTGAGTTCCTTAGGCTTGCTCTTGAGGGTCTGCATACCAAGGATCAAATTGAGGACGTGAGAGCATTCTTTGGCGGGCGCGATACGAAGATTCCGATTGAGCAGAACTTGGAGGGCATGGAGAACCGGAGATCGAGGGCTGAACGTGACATCTCCGATGTTCGTTCGTGGTTGGAGGTGCATGGGTATCTGTAA
- a CDS encoding hypothetical protein (EggNog:ENOG41) codes for MGPVIGTQLDERVIYQATKHVFVGKYAKIRELRVVRQSINNNLLVGNPVQQVVTDHGYDAVAEAVLKLLVERVYESAAIASQRFPELSEPASVQTAVSTQVEAETTRTEQVMVEDVRLANSDKSQETVHTEQDTKPVQDASDGNACDIAGTSLSPLVYLPFPTEHLLMQKLQKVLEAACYEYGVRELSSIMHERHWDCPEAVELSQWADLLGNGGKLKLKGKKKSGKKLLPSIAQIRHTAVHRLRTDSTGLQRFLADAEDLTKALGDDIYTQSIAKLRLDTQSTLKELTENKQSIQQLLQEAQEEVARQRAELDQKEQDNLRRMEREDKIYCAQAGERLEKAIRAMESFTVVSKSENPATGGTGGGDAPPISDTDSNLDDAEHFEDCSES; via the exons ATGGGTCCAGTTATCGGCACGCAGCTGGATGAGCGAGTGATCTATCAAGCGACAAAGCATGTTTTCGTTGGGAAGTACGCCAAAATACGAGAACTTAGGGTTGTAAGACAGTCGATTAACAACAACTTACTGGTGGGCAACCCGGTGCAGCAAGTCGTTACTGACCACGGCTATGACGCTGTCGCTGAAGCAGTGTTAAAGCTACTTGTAGAAAGGGTTTACGAGTCAGCGGCAATTGCTAGTCAACGCTTTCCCGAACTATCCGAGCCGGCATCAGTACAGACGGCGGTCAGCACGCAAGTAGAAGCAGAAACCACCAGGACTGAGCAGGTCATGGTTGAGGATGTCAGACTGGCCAACTCGGACAAAAGTCAGGAGACCGTTCACACAGAACAAGATACTAAGCCAGTCCAGG ACGCTAGTGACGGTAATGCGTGCGACATTGCTGGCACCTCATTGTCACCCCTAGTCTACCTGCCGTTTCCTACCGAGCATCTTCTCATGCAGAAACTTCAAAAGGTCCTGGAAGCTGCGTGTTACGAGTATGGAGTAAGAGAACTTTCGAGTATCATGCACGAGCGCCACTGGGACTGCCCCGAAGCAGTAGAGCTTAGCCAATGGGCGGACTTGCTCGGAAATGGAGGAAAGTTAAAGCTGAAGGGCAAGAAAAAGTCCGGCAAAAAACTATTACCATCGATTGCACAAATAAGACATACAGCAGTCCATCGCCTTCGCACCGATTCAACAGGACTACAGCGATTTCTCGCAGACGCAGAAGACCTTACCAAAGCTCTAGGGGACGATATATATACACAGTCTATCGCGAAGCTCAGATTGGATACTCAATCAACGCTCAAAGAGCTTACAGAGAACAAACAATCCATTCAGCAGCTGCTGCAGGAGGCTCAAGAGGAGGTAGCGAGGCAGCGTGCCGAACTGGATCAGAAAGAGCAGGATAACTTGCGCCGCATGGAAAGGGAAGATAAAATATACTGTGCTCAGGCTGGCGAACGACTGGAAAAGGCTATTCGTGCCATGGAAAGCTTTACCGTAGTGTCGAAGAGTGAGAATCCTGCGACGGGTGGCACGGGCGGCGGCGATGCCCCCCCTATCTCTGATACCGACAGCAACTTGGACGACGCAGAGCATTTCGAAGACTGCAGCGAGTCATGA